In Sphaerisporangium krabiense, the DNA window GCTCGGGGTCGTCGACCTTGTAGTAGTTGCTGCCGGTGCGGCCGAACGAGACGCGCAGCACGTCGCCGTCGGCGCGGCTCTGGTTGCCCCAGGACAGGTCGAAGTCGCCCTTGGCGTAGACCTGGAGGAGTTCGGGGACGGTGTAGCTCTTCAGCTCCAGCTTGAACCCGACCTTGGCGACCTGCTGCTGGATCAGCTCCAGCGCCGACTGGTTGGGGCCGAAGTTGGACAGCCACGTGGTGGCGAGGACGAGCTTCGTCCCGTCCTTCTGGCGCACGCCGTCGGGGCCCGCGGTCCAGCCGGCCGCGTCGAGCAGCCGTTTCGCCGCCTCGGGGTCGTAGGTGACGGCGCCGCTCAGGTCCGTCCAGTCGGGTGTGGTCCTGGACAGGACGCTGGTGGCGACGGCGAAGTCGGGCGTCAGGACGGTGTCGCGTATCTCCCTGGCGTTGACGGCCTTGGCCAGGGCCTGGCGGACCCGGACGTCCTTGAACACGGGGCTCGCGTGGTTGGGGAGCAGGGAGAACACGTTGCCGGGGTTCGGGCGGATCACCAGGGTGTACCCGCTGTCGCGCAGCAGGCGGATGTTCTGCGGCGGGACGGTGCCGATGGCCGCGATCTGCCCGGACTGCAGGGCCCCGGTCCGCACCCCCGCCTCTGGGATGATCTTGAAGACGACGGTGTCGAGGTACGCCTCGCCGCGGTGCTTGCGGTCGGCGGGCCCCCAGTCGTACCCCTTGCGCTTCCTCAGCACGACCTCGGAGCCGCGCGTGTAGTGGTCGAGGGTGAAGGGGCCCGAGCCGGCCAGGTTGGCGGTGTCCCGGTCCTCCACCGGCGTGGCGAGGGTGGAGGGTCCGAGGAGCCCGAGCGCCGCGGTGGAGCTGGCCTGCAGGAACGCGGCGTTGGGCGTGGTGAACTCGACCTTGGCCGTCAGCCGGTCGACGACGTGCGTGGCCTTGTACCCGTTGAAGTAGATGATGGAGCTCGGCGCCTTGGCGCCGGCCTTGACGATGTCGTCGAAGTTGTCCTTCACCGACCGCGCGGTCACGGGGCTGCCGTCGGAGAAGGTGACGCCGTCGCGCAGCGTGAACGTGAACGTCCTGGCGTCCGGGCCGACCTCCCATTTCGCGGCCAGCCACGGGATCAGCCGTCCCGTGGCGGGGTCCTGCTCGGTGAGCGAGTCGACGAGTTGCCGGGAGACGTAGAGGGCGTCGTTGCCGGCGCCCGCGCCGCGCGGGTTGATGCTGATCGGGTCGGTGCTCAACCCGAAGGTGAGGGTGCCGCCCGGGCGCGGCGCGCCGCCCGAGGCGCCGGTGCTCGCGGTGCCCGGCCCTCCGCAGGCGGCCAGGAGCAGCGCGGCGGTCACGGCCAGCGCCACGGGTGCGGACGCGCGCAGGGAGTACGGCTTGTTCATCGGCATGCTCCTGGGATGCTCATCGGCGGTGGCCCGGGATCGCGGCCAGCAGTTCGCGCGTGTAGTCGTGCCGGGGACGCGAGAAGACCTCCTCCGTCTCGCCCTCCTCGATCAGGCGTCCCGCGCGCATGACGCCGACCTCGTGCGCGACCTGCCGCACCACGGCGAGGTCGTGCGAGATGAACAGGTAGCCGACGCCGAGGTCCTCCTGCAGGCCGGCGAGCAGGTCGAGGATCTGCGCCTGGATCGAGACGTCCAGCGCCGACACCGGCTCGTCGCAGACGACCAGCTCGGGGTTGACCGCGAGCGCCCGCGCGATCGCCACCCGCTGGCGCTGGCCTCCGGACAGCTCGGCGGGACGGCGGCGCAGCAGCGAGCCGGGCAGCGCGACGGTGTCCAGCAGCTCGGCCGCGCGGCGGCGCCGCTGGGCGCGCGTCCCGAGGCCGAACGAGGCCAGCGGGTCCACGACGATCTGCTCGACGGTCAGGCGGGGGTCGAGCGAGGCGTAGGGGTTCTGGTAGACGACCTGCACGCGCCGCCGCAGCGCCCGCAGGCGGCGCCCGCGCAGCCGGGTCACGTCCTCGCCGTCGAAGACGACGCGCCCCTCGGCCGGCTCGGTGAGCCGCAGCAGCAGGCGGGCCGTCGTGGACTTGCCGGACCCGGACTCCCCCACCAGGCCGTAGGTGCGCCCGCGCCGGACGCTGAAGCTCACGCCGTCCACGGCGCGGAGCACGCCCCCCGGCAGCGGATACTCCTTGACCAGGTCGTGGACGGACATCAGCACCTCGCCCGCGGGCGCGGCGGGCGGGACGGCGTCGGCGAACGGGTCGCCGGTCGCGCCGGTGGCCCGCGCCCGCGCGGGCCGGGTGGCGCGGGCGGCCGGGCGCGGGGCGGCGGCCAGGCCGGGGGCGGCGGCGAGCAGGTCGCGCGTGTAGGGGTCGCGGGGCGCGGCGAGCAGCCGTCCTGGCGTGCCCTCCTCCACGACGCGGCCCTCGCGCATCACCACGACCCGGTCGGCCCGGTCGGTGGCGATGCCGAGGTCGTGGGTGATGAGCAGGACGCCCATGCCGTTCTCGCGGGACAGCAGCCCGATGTGGTCGAGGATGCGCCGCTGCACGGTGACGTCGAGGGCGCTGGTGGGCTCGTCGGCGATGACCAGGCGCGGGCGCGCGGCGACGGCGATGGCGATCAGCACGCGCTGGCGCATGCCGCCCGACAGCTCGTGCGGGTACTGCCGCGCCCTGGCCTCGGGGTCGGACAGGCCGGCGCGGCGCAGCGCCTCCACCGCCTCGGCCGCGGCCGCGCGGCGGCCGGCCATGCCGTGCACGATCAGGACCTCGGCCACCTGGTCGCCGATCCGTTTGACCGGGTTGAGGGACACGGCGGGATCCTGGGGGATCAGGCCGATGTCGCGTCCGCGCACGGCGCGCAGGCGGCGTTCCCCCAGCCCGAGCAGGTCGGCGCCGCCGAAGAGGATCTCTCCTCCGGCGACCACGGCGTTGGGCGCCTGCAGTCCCACCACGGCGTGGGCGGTGGTCGACTTGCCCGACCCGGACTCGCCGACGAGCGCGACCGTCTCGCCCCGCGCCACCGTGAGGCTCACCGACCGGACCGCGGGCACCTGGCCCGTGCCGACGCGGTAGCGCACCGAAAGGTCCCGCACGCGCAGGAGCGGCTCGTCGCCGGTCATCGGCCGTGCCTCCATTCGCCGTCCAGCAGGCGCGAGATCCGGTTCGCGGCCAGGACGGTCGCCGCGATCGTCAGTCCCGGCATGGTCGTCATCCACCAGGCGACCGACAGGTAGTCGCGCCCGGCGGAGATCAGCGAACCCCACTCAGGCGCCGGCGGCTGCGCGCCGTACCCGAGGAAGCTCAGCGCCGACACCGCGAGGATGGAGGTGCCGAACTCCAGGGCGGCCAGGACGAGCACGGGGCCGGAGGAGTTCGGCAGCACGTGCCGCACGAGCACCCTGATCCGGCGCGCGCCTCCGGCGTGCGCGGCCTCGACGTAGAGGCTGTGGCGCACCCGCAGCACCTCGGCGCGCATGACCCGGGCGCAGGTCGCCACGCTCGCCACCCCGACCGCGATCGCCACGTTGACGGTGCCGAAGCCGAGGACGACGACCAGGGCCAGCGACAGCAGCAGCGCGGGTATCGCGAGCAGGACGTCGGCGACCCGCATGATCACGTCGTCCACCCACCCGCGCAGGAACCCGCCGAGCAGGCCGAGGAGGGTTCCGGTGGCGAGGCCGACGGACACGGCGATGATCGTCGCCTTGAGCGAGAGCGCGGCCCCGTGCACGGTGCGGGCGTACAGGTCGCGGCCGAGTTCGTCGGTGCCGAGCGGGTGCCCGGCCGAGGGAGGAGTGAGCTTGTCGGCGGGCACGGCGGCCAGCGGGTCGGCGGAGGTGAGCAGGCCGGGCGCGAAGGCCGCCAGCAACACGAGCGCGACCCAGGCCAGGGCGAGCAGGAGGCCGGGCCGCCTGGCCAGGAAGGCGAGCACCTCGCGGGCCCCGCCGCGCAGGGCGGTCCCGCGCGCCTCCGTGGCCGCGGCGTCCGGGTGGAACACGCCGGTCAGGTCCGTCATCGTCACCCCTTCACGCCGCCGCGGCGGGCGATCCGCGGGTCCAGCAACGGGTAGACGAGGTCGACGGCCAGGTTGACCAGGACGAACACCAGCGCCGCGAACACCACCAGACCCTGGACGACGGGGATGTCCTGGGTGGTCACCGCCAGCGCCGTCACCCGGCCGAGGCCGGCGCGCGAGAACACGGTCTCGGTGACGACGGATCCGGCGAGCAGGTTGCCGACGACCAGGCCCGCGACCGTGAGCGCGGGCAGGGCCGCGTTGCGCAGCGCGTGGCGCAGGTGGACGCGCGCCCGCCCGGCGCCCTTGGCCCTGGCCGTCTCGACGTAGGGCTCGCGCAGCGTGGCGGTCATGCTCTTGGCCAGCAGTTGCGCGATCATGGCGCCGGTGGGCAGCGCGAGCGTGACGGCGGGGAGCACGACGCCGGCGGCCCCCTCGTCCCCGACGGCCGGGAACAGGCCGAGCCGGAAGGAGAAGACCTGGAGCAGCAGCAGGCCGAACCAGAACGGCGGGATCGCGACGCCGAGGGGCGGCAGGCTCAGCAGCGTCTGGCGCAGCCACGCCGCCGAGACATAGGTGGCGAGCAGGGCGAGGCCCCCGCCGACGACGACGGCCAGCAGCAGGCCGAGGCCGGCGATCTGGAGGGTGGCGGGGAGCGCGCCGGCGATCACGTCGCCGACCGGCTGGTGGTTCTGCACGGACCGCCCGAGGTCGCCGTGCAGCATCCGGCCCAGCCGGGTGAGGTACTGGACGACCAGCGGCCGGTCGAGGCCGTACTCCTGGCGCAGCGCGTCGAGCCGCTCCGGGGGGATGTCGGCGTCCGGCCCGACGAGGAGCGCGACGGGATCGCTGGGAAGCATGTAGAGGATGGCGAACGACACGGTGAACGAGGCCCAGAGCACGAAGAGGGCCTGGGCGAGCCTGCGGGCGAAGTACCGCCACAGCTCCGCTCGGCCGGGCTCCGACGTCACTCGTCCTCCTGGCGCTATTCCTACTTATCCTACCGGGAGGATAGGAAAGCGCCACGGCATGGTCAAGAGATGGCGTGGAGGAATGCGCGCACGCGCCAGTGGCGGGCCCCGCGCCGAGGGGACCCGCGTGGCGGAGATATCAGGAGGAAAGGGGCGTCAGCCGCGCCGGCGGCGGCGCAGCATCGCGATCGCCGCGCCCACCACCACGATGGCGCCCACGCCGATGAGGATCGGGGCGAGGTTCGCGGCGGGCCGCTCGTCGCGCCACGCCTCGTCGCCCGAGTAGGGCTCGTGCGCGGGGCCGAGGCCCACCGCCTCGCGCGCCGAGGCGATCACCTGCTCGGCGTTGGCCTTGACCTTGGCGACGCCGCGCTCGGCGACGCGCTTGGGGCTGATACGGTCCACGATGGCGTCCACGGTGACAGCCAGCTCCGCCCTGCTGCGCTCGATCCGGCGTTCGAGCGCCTCGGGGTCGGTGTCCGCCATGGCGATCCCCTTCTCTTCGTCCCGCACGGGCCGCGCCGCGCCCACGGCGGCCGCTGGCGTCCCGGCATTTCAAGCGATCAGTCTGTCAGGTGCGGCCGCCGCCCGGCACGGGGGGCGTGCCGGTAGGTTGGTCCCGTGACACAGACGAGACTCGAGCCCGGCGACGCCGCACCCGACTTCATCCTGCCCGATTCCACGGGCCAGGAGGTCGGCCTCAAGTCCCTGCGCGGCAACCGGGTCATCCTCTACTTCTACCCCGCGGCGATGACTCCCGGGTGCACCAAGCAGGCCTGCGACTTCCGCGACAGCCTGCAGAGCCTGAAGGCGGCGGGCTTCGCCGTGCTCGGTGTGTCCAAGGACACCCCGCAGAAGCTGGCGAAGTTCGCCGAGCGCGACGCGCTGAACTTCCCGCTGCTGTCCGACCCCGACCTGGCCGTCCACCAGGCGTACGGCGCCTACGGCGAGAAGACCATGTACGGGAAGACGACGGTCGGGGTGTTGCGGTCGACCTTCGTCATCGACGCCGACGGCACGATCGAGAAGGCGCTCTACAACGTGAAGGCCACGGGGCACGTCGCCCGCCTGCGCAAGGATCTGGGCCTCGAATAAACCGGTGCGGCGGGCCCCTCGCGCTCAACTATTATGGCGCATGCCGTAAAAGCCCGGGGTCGTAGCCCAATGGCAGGAGGCACAGGTTTTAGGTACCTGACAGTGTGGGTTCGAATCCCACCGACCCCACTCCCGGTCCCACCACCGGCCCGTTCCGGCGGGGGAAACAGGAGAGCCGCCTCCACCTGAGTGGAGGCGGCCCGGCCGTGTCAGCCCGCTGGGCATGGGGCGTCTGGCGTCGGAAGGGCGGATTGCTCAGGGTCCCCCGGGGCCGCGTGACTCATCCCCCTTGCCACGCGACCCGTCGTCTTTGTTCCCCGGCATCACAATCTCCCTTTACTCACCCGAAGGTGGCTCCCACCGACAACTATCCCCTAGGCCCCGTAAGCGGGCTGTAAGCGGTTTTGTCCCTGTACGACCAGGGTCGTAGACCGAGATCCCTCTTCAGAGGGAATGGGGATGAGCTGCGCGTACGTAGGGTTGGGGCGTGTTCGGACGATTGCGCGCCCTGACAGCGCGCCACAGCCGGGTGGCGAACGCGCTCCTGCTCGTTCCGCTGATCGTTCTGAGCCTGATCTCCGCCGATGCCTACTCCCGCCCGCCGGCGCTCCCCGACGGCACCCGCCTCACGCCGGCGTCCTACCTCGGCCTGTCGGCGCTGCTCATCGTGCCGCTGCTCTGGCGGCGCAGCCGTCCCGTCCTGACCTTCGCCGCCGTCGCCGCCGTCAGCTTCGCGCAGTGGCTCATGCGCGTCGACGTGCTGCCCGGCAACCTCGCCGTCCTCGTGGCCATGTACGGCGTCGCCTCCCGGTGCGCGCCGCGCTGGGCCATCGCCGCCGGCCTGGTCGCCGAACTCGGCGCGTGCCTGTCCCTCGCGCGGTGGCAGGGCCTCCCGTTCGGCGCCTACGCCTCCGCCTCGATGTTCGTGGTGGCCCCCTGGGTCGGCGGCATCTACGCGAGCGTGCGGCGCCGCTACCTGGAGAGCCTGGAGGAACGTGCCATGCGCGCCGAGCGTGAGCGCGACCAGCAGGCCCGCATCGCCGCCGCCGCCGAACGGGCCCGCATCGCCCGCGAACTGCACGACGTGGTCGCCCACAACGTCAGCGTCATGATCGTCCAGGCCGACGGCGCCGGGTACACCATCGACAGCGACCCCGAGAAGGCCCGCCGCGCCGTCCAGACCATCTCCAGCACCGGGCGGCAGGCCCTGGCCGAGATGCGCCGCCTCGTCGGCGTGCTGCGCGAGGACGCGGGGCCGGAGGAGGAGTACGCGCCCCAGCCCGGGGTCGCGGAGCTGGACGACCTGGTCGCCCAGGTCAGGCGCTCGGGGCTGCCGGTCGAGTACACGGTCAAGGGAGCTTTCCGCGACCTGCCGGAGGGCGAACAGCTCGTGATATACCGCATCGTCCAGGAGGCCCTCACGAACGCGCTCAAGCACGGCGGCCCCGGCGCCCGCGCCACCGTCGAGATGGAGTACGGTGCCCGGGAGATCCTGCTGCGGGTCACCGACGACGGGCGCGGCGCGGCGGCGCCCGCGGGTATCGGCGGGCACGGGCTGGTCGGCATGCGCGAGCGCGTCGCGATGTACGACGGCAGCGTCAAGGCCTCCCCGCGGCCGGGAGGCGGGTTCCAGGTGGCCGTGCGGCTCCCGGTGAGCAGGGCGGCGTGATGACCGACGATCGGGGCGGCGACGTGACCATCAGAGTGGTGCTGGTCGACGACCAGGAGCTCGTCCGCGCCGGGTTCCGCATGGTCCTCGGCGCCCAGCCGGACATCGAGGTCGTCGGCGAGGCGCCCGACGGCGACGCCGCGGTCCACCTGCTCGGCTCGCTGGCGGCCGACGTCGTGCTCATGGACGTGCGCATGCCCCGCATGGACGGCGTCGAGGCCACCCGGCTGATCACGGCGCTGCCCGAGCCGCCCAAGGTGCTCATCCTCACCACGTTCGACCTCGACGAGTACGCCTTCGCCGCGCTCAAGGCCGGCGCCGCGGGGTTCCTCCTCAAGGACGTCCCGCCGTCCGACCTGATCAGCGCGATCCGCTCCGTGCACGCCGGGGACGCCGTGGTCGCCCCCAGCACCACCCGGCGGCTGCTGGAGCGCTTCACCGCCCACCTGCCCGGCAAGGCCGCCCCCGAGCCCGAGGCGCTGCGCAGGCTCACCGCCCGCGAGCGCGAGGTCCTCGTTATGGTCGGGCGTGGCATGTCCAACGCCGAGATCGCCGACCGGCTCACGCTCGCCGAGGCCACCGTCAAGACCCACCTCGGCCGCGTCCTCGCCAAGCTCGGCGTCCGCGACCGCGCCCAGGCCGTCGTCTACGCCTACGAGACCGGCCTGATCACGCCGTTCGGCGGCGCCGCCGGCCGCTGACGCGCCGCTCAGACTTTCGGCCGACTTCGGGGTACCCCAGGGGTCGCACACGCCCCGCCGGGCCAGCCCCCGGGCGTACGGGAAGTCCGTCCCCAGGGCTCATGGAACCCGGCTCCCGCGGCCATAGCGTTGAGATCACTGCAGATCAACGCTGAACCGCGTCAAGGAGCCAGATGTGACCATCACCGGAGAAGAAGCCCTCCGCCGGGCCGCGCCCGCGGCCGTCGTCGCGCGCGGCGTGACGAAGGTCTACGGCCAGGGAGACGCCGCCGTGCACGCGCTGCGCGGCGTGGACGTCGGGTTCGAGACCGGAGCCTTCACGGCGATCATGGGTCCGTCGGGCTCCGGCAAGTCCACGTTGATGCACTGCCTGGCCGGGCTCGACAGCGTCACCAAGGGCGAGGTGCGCATCGGCGACGTGGACATCACCCGGTTGAACGACAAGCAGCTCACCCTGCTGCGCCGCGATCGGGTCGGGTTCATCTTCCAGGCGTTCAACCTGCTGCCCACGCTGTCGGCCGAGCAGAACATCATGCTCCCGCTGGACATCTCGGGCCGCCAGGCCGACCCCGAGCTGTTCAAGGTCGTGATCCGCACCGTCGGGCTCGGCGACCGGCTGAAGCACAGGCCGAGCGAGCTGTCGGGCGGCCAGCAGCAGCGCGTCGCGGTGGCCCGCGCCCTGATCAGCAAGCCGCAGGTCATCTTCGCCGACGAGCCCACCGGCAACCTCGACTCGCGCAGCGGCGCCGAGGTGCTGTCCTTCCTGCGGACCTCGGTGCGCGAGCTGGGCCAGACCATCGTCATGGTCACCCACGACCCCGTCGCCGCCTCCTACGCCGACCGCGTGGTGTTCCTCAGGGACGGCGTGCTGGTGACCGAGCTCGTCCACCCCTCCCCGCAGAGCGTGCTCGACACGCTGATGAAGCTGGAGGGCTGAGGTGCTCAAGAGCACTCTGGCCGGGCTGCGCGCGCACAAGCTGCGGCTCCTGCTCACCTCCCTCGCCATCACGCTCGGCGTGGGCTTCATCGCGGGCACGTTCGTGCTCACCGACACGCTCCAGTCCGACGTCACCCAGCGGATCGCCGCCTCCGCCGACAAGGTGGACGTCGCGGTGCTGCCCGCCGGCCCCGGCGGCGAGTCGCCGGGCCGGCTGGACGCCAAGGACCTGGAGAAGGTCCGCGGCGTGACCGGCGTCGCCGAGGCCCAGGGCGTCGTCCAGGGCGAGGCCCCGCTGATCGGCAAGGACGGCAAGGCCGTCGGCGACTTCCCCACGGCGGGCGTCTCCATCGTCACCGGCAGGCTCGCCCGCACGACGATCACCTCCGGCGTCGCGCCGGCCGCGGCCGACCAGGTGGTCCTCGACGAGAACACCGCCAAGACCCGGAACTTCGCGATCGGCGACACCGTCCGCGTCCTCGGCCGCGACGGCAAGCCGGCGTCCTTCCGCGTGGTGGGCCTGTTCGACGTGGGCGTCGACCAGCGGATGGCCATGACCGGCGCCGTCGGGTTCACCGGCGCGACCGCGCAGACCATGACCGGCCAGAAGGGCTTCGCCGAGATCGACGTCGCCGCCGCGCCCGGCGTCTCGCCGCAGACGCTGAAGGCGTCCGTCGCCGCCGCGCTCGGCGGGGCCGGCCACACGGTGCGCACCGGGCAGGAGCTGGTGGACGAGCTGGCCAAGGCCAACGGCGCGGACATGCGGTTCATCACCATCGGCCTGCTGATGTTCGGCGTGGTCGCGATGCTCGTGGCGGCGCTCGTCATCTACAACACGTTCAACATCCTGATCGCCCAGCGCGCCCGCGAGCTGGCGCTGCTGCGCTGCATCGGCGCCACCCGCAAGCAGGTCTTCGGCTCGGTGCTGCTGGAGTCCGTGGTCGTCGGGGTCATCTCCTCGGTGCTCGGCCTGCTCGTCGGCTACGGGCTCGGGGCCGGCGCGATCGCCGTGGCCGGGGCGATGGGGCAGGACCTGCCCGTCGTGGGCGTGTCGCTCGCGCCGAGGACCATCGCGCTCGCGCTGGCCATCGGCGTGCTCGTCACCGTCGGCGCCGCCCTGCTGCCGGCCCGGACGGCCACCCGGGTCGCGCCCATCGCCGCGCTGCGCAGTCAGACCGACGAGCAGACCTTCCGGGCCGGCGTGCTGCGGACGGTGTTCGCCGCGCTGTTCCTGGTCGCCGGCGTCGGCGCCACGGCCGCGGGCGTCATGGCCCCGCCCGGGCCGGAGGCCCTGTTCATCGTCATGGGCGGCGGGGCGCTGACCTTCTGCGCGGTGCTCATCCTCGGGCCCGTCATCGTCAAGCCGCTCAGCGCGTTCGCGGGCTGGCTGCCCGCCAAGCTGGCGGGCGTGCCCGGCAGGCTCGCCGTCGACAACGCGCGGCGCAACCCCAAGCGGTCCGCCACCACGACGGTCGCGCTGACGATCGGCGTGACGCTGATGACGCTGATCTCCGTCATCACCGCCACCACGCGGGCGACGATCTCCGCCCAGCTCGACGACCAGTTCCCCGTCGACTACATGGTCATGTCGCAGGGGTCCCTCTCCGACCGCGACGCCCCGGCCGGGGTGCCGCCGGAGCTCTCCACCGCGCTGCGCGCCCGGCCCGAGCTCGCCTCGGTGGTGCAGATCCGCCAGAGGGAGGCCCGGGTCAACGGCGGCGAGTACCAGGTCGGCACCTTCGAAGGCCCCTACAAGGCCGTGGCCACCAAGGGCACCACGCGCGGGTTCACCGGCTCCACCGCCATGCTGAACACGAGCGCGGCCAAGGAGCTGAAGGCCTCCCCCGGCGGCACGCTGGCGCTCGCCACCCCCAAGGGCGGGACCGTGGACGTCAAGGTCATCGCGATCTTCGACGACTCGGCGCCGCTGCCCGCGATCACCGTGCCCGCCGACGGCTTCGCCACGTGGTTCGGCGCCATGAACGACGAGCAGGTGCTCGTCAACGCCAAGGACGGCGTCGGCGCCGTGGCGTCCAGGAAGGCCGTCGAGGCCGCGGCGCAGGCGTTCCCCGCCGCGAAGGTGCTCAGCTCCACCGAGATCCGCGGCCAGTTCGACGACATGCTCGACACCATGCTCATGGTGATCTCCGGGCTGCTCGGCCTGGCGATCCTCATCTCGCTGCTCGGCATCGCCAACACCCTCAGCCTGTCGGTGCACGAGCGCACCCGGGAGTCGGCGCTGCTGCGCGCCCTCGGCCTGACCCGGCCGCAGCTCCGGCGCATGCTGTCGCTGGAAGCGCTGATCATGGGCCTGATCGGGGCCATCGTCGGGGTCGTCCTCGGCGGGGCCTTCGGCTGGGCCGCCACGCAGACGCTCGTGGAGGACGTCCTGTTCCGCGTGCCCGTCACGCAGGTGCTGCTCTTCGTCGCCCTCTCCGGCCTCGCCGGCGT includes these proteins:
- a CDS encoding ABC transporter permease; the protein is MLKSTLAGLRAHKLRLLLTSLAITLGVGFIAGTFVLTDTLQSDVTQRIAASADKVDVAVLPAGPGGESPGRLDAKDLEKVRGVTGVAEAQGVVQGEAPLIGKDGKAVGDFPTAGVSIVTGRLARTTITSGVAPAAADQVVLDENTAKTRNFAIGDTVRVLGRDGKPASFRVVGLFDVGVDQRMAMTGAVGFTGATAQTMTGQKGFAEIDVAAAPGVSPQTLKASVAAALGGAGHTVRTGQELVDELAKANGADMRFITIGLLMFGVVAMLVAALVIYNTFNILIAQRARELALLRCIGATRKQVFGSVLLESVVVGVISSVLGLLVGYGLGAGAIAVAGAMGQDLPVVGVSLAPRTIALALAIGVLVTVGAALLPARTATRVAPIAALRSQTDEQTFRAGVLRTVFAALFLVAGVGATAAGVMAPPGPEALFIVMGGGALTFCAVLILGPVIVKPLSAFAGWLPAKLAGVPGRLAVDNARRNPKRSATTTVALTIGVTLMTLISVITATTRATISAQLDDQFPVDYMVMSQGSLSDRDAPAGVPPELSTALRARPELASVVQIRQREARVNGGEYQVGTFEGPYKAVATKGTTRGFTGSTAMLNTSAAKELKASPGGTLALATPKGGTVDVKVIAIFDDSAPLPAITVPADGFATWFGAMNDEQVLVNAKDGVGAVASRKAVEAAAQAFPAAKVLSSTEIRGQFDDMLDTMLMVISGLLGLAILISLLGIANTLSLSVHERTRESALLRALGLTRPQLRRMLSLEALIMGLIGAIVGVVLGGAFGWAATQTLVEDVLFRVPVTQVLLFVALSGLAGVLAALLPGRRASRASIVTSLAST